Proteins encoded by one window of Maridesulfovibrio bastinii DSM 16055:
- a CDS encoding YcaO-like family protein, translating to MLELKSCPKSFTRDQDKAVSPEETVKKVKKILAEKCDGVLECTRKVDTGRLGIPVFISECGSAARAIMPTRKQMGKGASAIQAEASAVMELVERYSFFSFWNNPENFVPATYSEAEEMWPGQVIPIERILQSVGEEMDIAKARVILDLVRWMFCPVLNVSSGKTEYVPLDWFRILNEFNGSSAGNTSEESILQGACELVERHVCAVIDRERPELPVIDPATCGDEVLLRLCKCFADNGVRLILNDFSLGMPVPTVAATAWDPSTFPGMSEIVFTAGTSASPEKAAIRAVTEVAQLAGDFETGRVYEASGLPKFTEIEQTRWLSEGKTIALSDLPSVEDDDILTELKALASGLMDKGFTLYSVDITNPDLGVPANYSFVPGFQFRERTPYASLGLFTGRILSEKTSIDLAGEGLDIIADIYGEKAYFIPFFEGMLALRSGEADSAVGFFEKAEKLQPADEERALAAFYAAYSLSVQEKWPETVPFLDRAIELDDQAKEYFNLRGVAKFKSGSYEIAAEDFKAALALDSGSASDLANLGLCLKFMGRTDEAREYLATALDLDPALDYARAHLEKLEQN from the coding sequence ATGCTGGAGCTTAAATCATGCCCCAAATCATTCACTAGAGATCAGGATAAAGCTGTTTCTCCTGAAGAGACTGTCAAAAAAGTTAAAAAGATACTTGCTGAAAAATGTGACGGCGTTCTTGAGTGCACCCGCAAGGTTGATACAGGGAGACTTGGAATACCTGTATTTATCAGTGAATGCGGAAGTGCCGCCAGAGCCATTATGCCTACCAGAAAGCAGATGGGAAAGGGAGCTTCAGCTATTCAGGCCGAAGCCTCTGCCGTTATGGAGCTGGTTGAGCGCTATAGTTTTTTTTCGTTCTGGAACAATCCTGAAAATTTTGTACCAGCTACATACAGCGAAGCGGAAGAGATGTGGCCGGGGCAGGTGATTCCCATTGAGAGAATTCTTCAGTCTGTCGGTGAAGAGATGGATATTGCCAAGGCCAGAGTCATTCTTGATCTTGTGCGCTGGATGTTCTGTCCTGTCCTTAATGTCAGCAGTGGGAAAACAGAATATGTTCCTCTGGACTGGTTCAGAATTCTGAACGAGTTCAATGGGTCTTCCGCAGGAAACACCAGTGAGGAATCAATCCTTCAGGGAGCTTGCGAACTGGTGGAAAGGCATGTTTGTGCTGTAATAGATAGAGAACGGCCGGAACTCCCGGTAATTGATCCTGCAACCTGTGGCGATGAAGTTCTTCTCCGCCTTTGCAAATGTTTTGCAGACAATGGTGTCCGTCTTATATTGAATGATTTTTCACTTGGTATGCCTGTTCCCACCGTTGCGGCTACAGCATGGGACCCCTCAACTTTTCCCGGTATGAGCGAAATCGTTTTCACTGCCGGAACCTCAGCTTCTCCTGAAAAAGCAGCTATAAGGGCTGTGACAGAAGTTGCGCAGCTTGCCGGTGATTTTGAGACAGGCAGAGTTTACGAAGCTTCCGGGCTGCCAAAGTTTACTGAGATTGAGCAGACCCGGTGGTTGAGCGAAGGTAAAACTATAGCTTTGTCCGACCTTCCTTCTGTTGAAGATGATGATATCCTGACTGAGCTGAAAGCACTTGCCTCAGGCTTGATGGATAAAGGATTCACTCTCTATAGTGTGGATATAACAAATCCTGATCTTGGTGTACCGGCCAACTATAGTTTTGTTCCGGGATTTCAGTTTAGGGAAAGGACCCCTTATGCCAGCCTTGGACTGTTTACCGGTAGAATTTTATCTGAAAAGACTTCCATTGATTTAGCTGGTGAAGGCCTTGATATAATCGCTGATATTTATGGAGAAAAGGCTTATTTTATCCCGTTTTTTGAAGGAATGCTTGCTCTGCGCAGTGGGGAAGCCGACAGCGCAGTAGGCTTTTTTGAGAAAGCGGAAAAACTCCAGCCGGCTGATGAGGAAAGGGCTCTGGCAGCTTTCTATGCAGCTTATTCCTTGTCTGTTCAGGAAAAATGGCCTGAAACTGTACCATTTCTGGACAGAGCCATTGAGCTTGACGATCAGGCCAAAGAATACTTCAATTTGAGGGGTGTTGCCAAATTTAAAAGCGGCAGCTACGAAATTGCGGCTGAAGATTTCAAGGCAGCTCTTGCTCTTGACAGTGGCTCGGCTTCGGATCTTGCAAATCTCGGATTATGTCTTAAATTTATGGGCAGAACCGATGAAGCCCGTGAGTATTTAGCAACGGCTCTTGATCTTGATCCTGCTCTTGATTATGCCCGCGCGCATCTTGAAAAACTTGAGCAAAACTAA
- a CDS encoding NFACT RNA binding domain-containing protein, protein MDAHFFRALAAEIGPHLESRRVEKVFAPAENVWTFVVQANDGRKYLLFRPAKSAGLFFMSAMKPVNPSTPPAKIMWLRKRLCGRRLFEPQIDWVNLKLAFTLSPARNSENYNYIIFDLKNGVSLKRELPEDFGIEPQWPAFEQIESEPEIWQQFPQISPPLRKHFSYISRTEAQELLSRLKKNNLSSFYLPREGSGNIRPPRVWQEGQQCASFTSAMEASAKYGERILFPLLEQQEEKGESEALKAGRKKYRKTIKRIEDEEKRLAGLQALKQKAELLQNELYRFKDSKDLQKVTVSHPEQGEVSIDLDPRLTPSENMARMFKLAAKAERGFIHMKRRRQEVEEKYEKLIENNLLPQQQDSQNKKITIPKKYKGMAASLFVSSDGFLIIRGKNSKANHEILSKAASNFDYWFHVADGPGSHVILKRDHPGHDVPQRTLEEAAVLAALKSYRSADSKAEVICALVKDIRKIKGASHGLVTVDNEIARLNIEIDPELDSKLTRKV, encoded by the coding sequence ATGGACGCACACTTCTTTCGTGCTTTGGCAGCTGAAATAGGTCCACACCTTGAAAGCCGCCGGGTTGAGAAAGTTTTTGCTCCTGCCGAAAATGTATGGACTTTTGTTGTTCAGGCAAATGACGGCAGAAAGTATCTGCTTTTCAGACCCGCCAAATCGGCGGGTCTGTTTTTTATGTCCGCAATGAAGCCGGTCAATCCTTCAACTCCGCCAGCTAAAATTATGTGGTTGAGAAAGAGGCTCTGCGGAAGAAGACTTTTTGAACCTCAGATTGACTGGGTTAATCTTAAACTGGCCTTCACTCTCTCTCCTGCCCGCAATTCAGAAAATTACAACTACATAATTTTTGATCTGAAAAATGGTGTTTCACTAAAACGTGAGCTGCCTGAAGATTTCGGTATAGAACCTCAATGGCCCGCTTTTGAGCAGATTGAATCGGAACCTGAAATCTGGCAGCAGTTCCCGCAGATATCCCCCCCTCTGCGTAAACACTTTTCTTATATTTCAAGAACCGAAGCTCAAGAGCTGCTCTCAAGACTTAAGAAAAACAACCTGAGCAGCTTTTATCTTCCACGGGAAGGCAGTGGAAACATAAGACCGCCTAGAGTATGGCAGGAAGGCCAGCAATGTGCCTCCTTTACCAGTGCCATGGAAGCTTCGGCCAAATACGGAGAGAGAATTCTTTTCCCTCTGCTCGAACAGCAGGAAGAAAAAGGTGAAAGCGAAGCTCTGAAAGCAGGCCGGAAAAAATATCGCAAGACAATTAAAAGAATTGAAGATGAAGAAAAACGTCTTGCCGGCCTGCAAGCCCTGAAACAAAAGGCCGAACTTCTGCAAAATGAACTATACAGGTTCAAAGACAGCAAAGATCTGCAAAAAGTAACCGTCAGCCATCCTGAGCAGGGAGAAGTCTCTATTGATCTTGATCCACGGTTAACTCCGTCCGAAAATATGGCCAGAATGTTTAAACTGGCAGCTAAAGCCGAGCGTGGTTTTATTCATATGAAAAGGCGCAGGCAGGAAGTTGAAGAAAAATACGAAAAACTTATTGAAAATAATCTGCTTCCACAGCAGCAGGACAGCCAGAATAAAAAAATAACCATACCTAAAAAATATAAAGGCATGGCTGCTTCTCTTTTCGTTTCTTCAGATGGATTTTTAATTATCCGGGGTAAAAACAGTAAAGCGAACCATGAGATACTAAGTAAAGCTGCATCAAACTTTGACTACTGGTTTCATGTCGCAGACGGTCCGGGATCGCATGTAATCCTCAAGAGGGATCATCCGGGTCACGATGTTCCTCAAAGAACGCTTGAAGAAGCTGCGGTACTGGCAGCATTGAAAAGTTATCGCTCAGCAGACAGTAAAGCTGAGGTTATCTGTGCGCTTGTTAAAGACATCAGAAAAATAAAAGGTGCCAGTCACGGGCTTGTAACCGTTGATAATGAAATCGCCCGTCTTAATATTGAAATAGACCCTGAACTGGACAGCAAACTGACCAGAAAAGTGTAA
- a CDS encoding class I SAM-dependent methyltransferase, giving the protein MKDISAITSAWFDELLAEARRKFGAIRFEKVKVDNVELEVAQVADMPAYLDKLVDKARGGKTIELPLWAKIWPSCLILGFYLMKISPIKDARVLEVGAGCGLVGMIAAKRGLDVVMTDIEDDSLLFCRLNALRNGLEDKITLKKVDFTTDRLGEKFDYIIGCEVLYQEDTYKPFAEFVQAHLKDVPGAETVLAMDHKRTGRLFFETIKDKYKIMRQEVPFKNPENGSRDLIDLYRLGGRK; this is encoded by the coding sequence GTGAAAGATATATCTGCCATTACCAGTGCCTGGTTTGACGAGCTTCTGGCTGAAGCCAGAAGAAAGTTCGGGGCAATCAGGTTTGAAAAGGTCAAAGTTGATAATGTTGAGCTGGAAGTTGCTCAGGTTGCTGATATGCCGGCATACCTTGATAAACTGGTAGATAAAGCACGCGGCGGCAAAACAATTGAACTGCCGTTGTGGGCTAAAATATGGCCTTCTTGTCTTATCCTCGGTTTTTATCTCATGAAAATTTCTCCGATCAAAGATGCCAGGGTTCTTGAAGTCGGTGCCGGATGCGGACTTGTAGGGATGATAGCAGCTAAAAGGGGACTTGATGTTGTCATGACTGACATTGAAGATGATTCCCTTCTTTTTTGCAGACTTAACGCTCTCCGTAACGGCCTTGAAGATAAAATCACTCTAAAAAAAGTTGATTTTACAACAGACAGGCTGGGTGAAAAATTTGATTATATAATAGGCTGTGAAGTCCTTTATCAGGAAGATACTTATAAGCCTTTTGCTGAATTTGTTCAGGCTCACCTGAAGGATGTTCCCGGCGCAGAAACCGTTCTTGCCATGGATCATAAAAGGACCGGAAGACTCTTTTTTGAGACGATTAAAGATAAATATAAAATTATGCGTCAGGAAGTTCCTTTTAAAAATCCTGAAAACGGAAGTCGCGATCTTATCGATTTATACAGACTCGGAGGCCGAAAATAA
- a CDS encoding NUDIX domain-containing protein → MSERINIKMATGIFVYSGKVYIQKRLDNDLWGGKWEFPGGSIEKGEIVEQALAREYIEETGVPVKILGVAPGICYSFENYHVEMFCRYCTFSGGYKKPEMYEASDGFFINPFEINGLPFARGHALLKDILLKSSEFKAILGKY, encoded by the coding sequence TTGAGTGAAAGAATAAATATAAAAATGGCAACCGGAATTTTTGTTTATTCCGGCAAAGTGTATATTCAAAAGAGGCTGGATAATGATCTCTGGGGTGGAAAGTGGGAATTTCCCGGAGGATCAATTGAAAAAGGTGAAATTGTCGAGCAGGCTCTGGCAAGAGAATACATAGAGGAAACCGGTGTCCCTGTTAAAATTTTAGGAGTTGCGCCGGGGATATGCTATTCCTTTGAAAACTATCATGTAGAAATGTTTTGCAGGTACTGCACCTTTTCAGGCGGGTATAAAAAGCCTGAAATGTATGAAGCCTCGGATGGTTTTTTTATCAATCCTTTTGAAATAAACGGGTTGCCGTTTGCCAGAGGGCATGCACTGTTAAAAGATATTCTTTTAAAATCTTCCGAATTTAAAGCGATACTTGGAAAATATTAG
- a CDS encoding tetratricopeptide repeat protein, protein MFEIDTLLEKFPTVSHSRMVNRGFGLWVVWSDSLDDSVYRSLMDFGGILMSEDRNEALWYYFTDDVFRVLARLQIWSKLNPMPVFFQVIPLTLLVDYNLHTTIKIADEFSGQSVNTGDDLEIYVHPQFQDTVKSIPGLSLETARHHSGLSKSGWMLLDADQGLGYESLQSWYFVIIPVGNPSDKEFIRGWRAFFSEIQVLLQRLGLQYMTSDLTVIFPISSLTLLKTYLKDLLVLIKRVRNNEGEEVCYWPSVMALIPGKGLNFNDEIPRKANLDWDKLTPDSPHLKYRDAYLLGKDFVINEVRFGSDQESLDSWCMVSLSQEHTETAGAGLEVTISRRIAVGENDECFYCGMKNHLPAECPSKSLANYRGKIWKNLAVVDVKDFTSGFQNIDLKISSMDNPLKGFSDLLLKGNDLENILVRSLFAINAVAQLRILKLVWKSRGKDWPKGIFTSGPEEGEFIWTAVDFLKNGDLENAESLVKRAMLRYSRSYQPRSLMGFISLEQGDDQQAMFYWQEAERLSYSPLQQSYLMFLQGRLFEVTGQLNEASTIYKRIGGTSPNWLEPQYRRCVCMVKMGFAEQAVGSFEDLIREEPLYFNRILIDPEMDRGRIVVLQALSDLWREAETEAKAVAEGLGKLSSDISQWFTEGHEFADEASNFMERMDQLTKVNNYVAFQQLITGVARLTDEIEKRVDYEIRVINKKVEIYFERLKEIQGEASWFPFPKLLTDFNKDFNYCAEKINWIKSQHLKVAETFRKTQKYLDEIDDRLQKLKSRLVTLRVVRDSTLFVMLLGRTFIWLEVIFLGLALLCVPLLAYYAKSMGSNFIIDIIIQQKWEFQKGLIIIMSILALALSAFRAAVVFDKRKKELFEPADSKR, encoded by the coding sequence TTGTTTGAGATTGATACCTTATTAGAAAAATTTCCCACTGTCAGCCATTCACGAATGGTAAATAGAGGTTTCGGTCTGTGGGTGGTGTGGTCTGATTCCCTAGACGACTCTGTTTACAGGAGTCTGATGGATTTTGGTGGAATTTTGATGAGTGAAGACCGCAATGAAGCATTGTGGTATTATTTCACTGACGATGTTTTCAGAGTGCTGGCCAGACTCCAGATCTGGTCCAAGCTCAACCCTATGCCTGTTTTTTTTCAGGTCATCCCCCTTACTCTTCTGGTTGATTACAACCTTCATACTACCATAAAAATAGCTGATGAATTTTCCGGACAGTCGGTTAATACCGGTGATGATCTTGAAATTTATGTGCACCCGCAGTTTCAGGATACTGTGAAAAGCATACCGGGGCTTTCACTGGAGACAGCCAGACATCACAGCGGGCTTTCCAAATCAGGATGGATGCTGCTGGATGCGGATCAGGGGCTGGGATATGAATCCCTTCAGAGCTGGTATTTTGTAATAATTCCAGTAGGTAATCCTTCTGATAAAGAATTTATCAGGGGCTGGCGGGCATTCTTTTCGGAAATTCAGGTACTGTTGCAGCGTCTTGGACTGCAATACATGACTTCCGACCTCACCGTTATTTTTCCTATTTCTTCGCTGACTCTTTTAAAAACATATCTTAAGGATTTGTTGGTTCTTATTAAAAGAGTTCGCAACAATGAAGGTGAAGAGGTCTGCTACTGGCCGTCTGTAATGGCTCTTATTCCTGGAAAGGGGCTCAATTTTAACGATGAAATTCCCAGAAAAGCCAATCTGGACTGGGATAAACTTACTCCTGACAGCCCGCATCTTAAATATCGTGATGCATACCTTTTAGGAAAAGATTTTGTAATCAATGAAGTCCGTTTCGGATCCGATCAGGAAAGTCTTGATTCGTGGTGCATGGTCAGCCTTTCGCAGGAACATACTGAAACAGCAGGAGCTGGACTCGAAGTTACAATATCAAGACGCATAGCTGTCGGTGAAAATGATGAATGCTTTTATTGCGGGATGAAAAATCATCTTCCTGCGGAATGCCCGAGTAAATCTCTGGCTAATTACCGTGGAAAGATCTGGAAAAATCTTGCAGTAGTTGATGTTAAGGATTTTACCAGCGGTTTTCAGAATATTGATTTAAAGATCAGCTCAATGGATAATCCTCTTAAAGGGTTCAGTGACCTGCTTTTAAAGGGAAATGATCTTGAAAATATTTTGGTCCGGTCATTGTTCGCCATAAATGCGGTTGCCCAGCTCAGAATCTTGAAACTTGTCTGGAAGAGTAGGGGCAAGGACTGGCCCAAAGGAATTTTCACCAGCGGTCCGGAAGAAGGTGAATTTATATGGACTGCTGTAGATTTTTTGAAGAACGGTGATCTCGAAAATGCCGAATCTCTGGTGAAAAGGGCAATGCTTCGCTACAGCCGCAGTTATCAGCCGCGTTCTTTGATGGGCTTTATTTCTCTGGAACAGGGGGATGACCAGCAGGCTATGTTTTACTGGCAGGAAGCTGAAAGACTAAGTTATTCACCTTTGCAGCAGTCTTATCTGATGTTTTTACAGGGACGCCTGTTTGAAGTGACTGGCCAGCTTAATGAGGCCAGCACCATATATAAACGTATCGGCGGGACAAGTCCCAACTGGCTTGAACCGCAGTACAGGCGTTGTGTCTGTATGGTTAAAATGGGCTTTGCCGAGCAGGCCGTCGGATCCTTTGAAGACCTTATCCGGGAAGAACCTCTGTATTTCAACAGGATTCTAATTGACCCTGAAATGGATCGCGGAAGGATTGTGGTGCTTCAAGCTTTGAGTGATCTCTGGCGCGAGGCTGAAACCGAAGCTAAAGCGGTTGCCGAGGGCCTTGGAAAGCTCTCTTCGGATATTTCCCAGTGGTTTACTGAAGGTCATGAATTTGCGGACGAAGCTTCAAACTTCATGGAACGCATGGATCAACTGACAAAAGTAAACAACTATGTTGCTTTTCAGCAGTTGATTACCGGTGTTGCCAGACTAACTGATGAAATTGAGAAGCGCGTTGATTATGAAATCAGGGTCATCAATAAAAAGGTAGAAATTTATTTTGAAAGGTTGAAAGAAATTCAGGGTGAAGCCTCATGGTTCCCTTTTCCCAAACTTCTCACTGATTTTAATAAGGATTTCAACTATTGCGCAGAAAAAATCAACTGGATAAAGTCTCAGCATCTGAAAGTTGCTGAAACATTCAGGAAGACGCAGAAATATCTTGATGAAATAGATGACAGGCTTCAAAAATTGAAAAGTAGGCTTGTCACATTGAGGGTCGTACGTGACAGCACTCTTTTTGTAATGCTTCTCGGACGAACTTTTATCTGGCTGGAAGTAATATTTTTAGGGCTGGCCCTTTTATGTGTGCCTTTGCTTGCCTACTACGCCAAAAGCATGGGTTCTAATTTCATCATTGATATAATTATTCAGCAGAAGTGGGAATTTCAAAAAGGCCTTATCATAATTATGAGTATTCTGGCTCTGGCTTTGTCTGCTTTCAGGGCTGCCGTGGTTTTTGATAAAAGGAAAAAAGAGTTATTTGAACCTGCTGACAGTAAACGATGA
- the dksA gene encoding RNA polymerase-binding protein DksA, with amino-acid sequence MNQKELEFFRESLNKMLNDILQKGQETIEDMTESGEVYADPADRATAESDRAFTLRLRDRERKLIKKIQKAIQRIDDGDFGYCVSCGDEISIARLKARPVTTLCIACKSKQEDEEKNRGD; translated from the coding sequence ATGAATCAAAAAGAACTTGAGTTCTTTCGTGAATCTCTCAACAAGATGCTCAATGATATCCTGCAGAAAGGTCAGGAAACCATTGAGGATATGACTGAATCCGGCGAAGTTTATGCTGACCCTGCCGACAGGGCTACAGCTGAATCTGATAGAGCCTTTACACTGAGGCTCAGAGATCGTGAGCGCAAGCTTATTAAAAAGATTCAAAAAGCCATTCAGCGCATTGATGATGGTGATTTCGGTTACTGCGTTTCCTGCGGTGACGAAATATCTATCGCCAGACTCAAGGCGCGTCCTGTTACAACCCTTTGTATAGCATGCAAAAGTAAGCAGGAAGACGAAGAAAAAAATCGCGGAGACTAA
- a CDS encoding glycosyltransferase family 4 protein, which yields MKIFQVINVRWFNATSWYALYLSQLLQDAGHDVLVITLADTETEAKALEMGLNVKTIDLNTTHPFKLARACAQVLSLVRDLKPDVVNCHRGESFFWWAILRKLRLGFKLVRTRGDQRLPKNDIINRYLHSKVADAVVATNKRMAGHFLEKMKLDQSRVWLIHGGVDNARFTFSENGRKEIREKFGFTDQHSVIGLLGRFDRVKGQKELIQAVGKIYNDYGYKDIRLLLLGYPTATSKREVDIWIEENNVKEITAISGKCTDVSACISALDIGVIASLWSETIARAALEIMACDRPLISTTVGVMPDLVPQSALIPPGDVPAMTVKLLDVLNDPALAEELVKKQKKTMSQLSGKDFLTRTLTLYTGIQDK from the coding sequence ATGAAAATTTTTCAGGTTATCAATGTCCGCTGGTTCAATGCGACTTCGTGGTATGCCCTATATCTGAGCCAGTTGTTACAGGATGCCGGACATGATGTGCTGGTAATAACTCTGGCTGATACAGAAACGGAAGCCAAAGCTCTTGAAATGGGACTCAATGTAAAAACTATTGATCTCAATACCACTCATCCGTTTAAACTTGCACGAGCCTGCGCGCAAGTGCTCTCACTTGTCAGAGATCTTAAGCCAGATGTGGTTAATTGTCACCGCGGAGAGAGTTTCTTCTGGTGGGCTATTTTGCGCAAACTGCGTCTGGGATTTAAACTTGTCAGAACCCGTGGAGACCAGCGTCTCCCTAAAAACGATATAATCAACCGCTACCTGCATTCAAAAGTTGCCGATGCTGTTGTTGCCACCAACAAGCGTATGGCCGGACACTTTCTGGAAAAAATGAAACTGGACCAAAGCAGAGTCTGGCTCATACATGGTGGAGTTGATAATGCCCGATTCACTTTCTCCGAAAATGGACGAAAAGAAATCCGGGAAAAATTCGGCTTTACGGACCAGCACAGCGTCATAGGCTTGCTTGGACGCTTTGACAGGGTAAAAGGCCAAAAGGAACTTATTCAGGCTGTTGGCAAAATATACAACGATTACGGATATAAAGATATCAGACTTTTGCTGCTTGGATATCCCACGGCAACAAGTAAGCGGGAAGTGGACATCTGGATAGAAGAAAACAACGTAAAAGAGATCACCGCCATCAGTGGTAAATGCACCGATGTCTCAGCGTGCATCTCAGCTCTGGATATAGGAGTGATAGCTTCTTTATGGTCTGAAACCATTGCCAGAGCAGCTCTTGAAATAATGGCCTGTGACAGGCCTCTTATTTCAACAACAGTAGGAGTCATGCCTGATCTTGTTCCTCAATCAGCATTGATACCTCCCGGTGACGTTCCGGCTATGACCGTAAAACTGCTTGATGTGCTCAACGATCCGGCTCTTGCCGAAGAGCTTGTAAAAAAGCAGAAAAAAACTATGTCCCAGCTTTCGGGCAAAGATTTTCTGACCAGAACCCTTACTCTGTATACCGGAATACAGGATAAATAA
- a CDS encoding glycosyltransferase family 2 protein translates to MTVSSVEGKSKMKVSVIIPVYNREEMVINAVSSVLDQSFSNLECIVFDDGSTDASREAVDSISDPRLKVFSGANGGVSSARNRAISKADGEYIALLDSDDTWLPDKLDIQLEYMAENGYEISQTDEAWFRNGKKVKKGKRNRKIEGRIFDNSLQTCLISPSCTVFSREIWDKFGPFDELMPAYEDFDFWINICRYYPIGLIDKELTVRNGGREDQLTSKVLFPDIYRIYALLKLLKKTDLSVSEFEAVSQEIERKLGYFCGGCFKRGRDEYALKVSELVTEIKENPESEPSELLEFLNSDL, encoded by the coding sequence ATGACAGTGAGTTCAGTTGAAGGCAAGAGTAAGATGAAGGTTTCAGTTATTATACCAGTTTACAATAGGGAAGAAATGGTAATCAATGCGGTTTCTTCTGTTCTTGATCAAAGTTTCAGTAATCTTGAATGCATAGTTTTTGATGATGGCTCAACTGATGCTTCCCGTGAAGCCGTCGATTCAATTTCAGATCCAAGATTGAAAGTCTTTTCCGGCGCTAACGGAGGCGTTTCCTCAGCAAGGAACAGAGCCATATCCAAAGCTGACGGCGAGTATATTGCTCTGCTGGATTCAGATGACACATGGTTGCCTGATAAATTGGATATTCAATTGGAATATATGGCTGAAAACGGATACGAGATAAGCCAGACCGATGAAGCATGGTTTAGGAATGGTAAAAAAGTAAAAAAAGGAAAACGTAATAGAAAGATTGAGGGTCGGATTTTTGACAATTCGTTGCAGACCTGCCTTATAAGCCCATCCTGTACTGTTTTCAGTAGAGAAATATGGGATAAATTCGGACCATTTGATGAACTTATGCCTGCTTATGAGGATTTTGATTTTTGGATAAATATTTGCAGGTATTATCCGATAGGACTTATTGACAAGGAACTGACTGTTAGAAATGGAGGGCGTGAGGATCAGCTTACATCCAAAGTATTGTTTCCGGATATCTACAGGATATATGCTCTGCTTAAACTTTTAAAAAAGACTGACCTTTCTGTTTCTGAATTTGAAGCAGTTAGTCAGGAGATTGAGCGTAAACTGGGTTACTTTTGCGGAGGGTGCTTCAAGAGAGGGCGTGATGAATATGCGCTTAAGGTTTCAGAGCTTGTTACTGAAATTAAAGAGAACCCTGAATCTGAACCTTCCGAGCTGCTGGAGTTTTTAAATTCTGATTTGTGA
- a CDS encoding molybdenum cofactor biosynthesis protein MoaE — MDISKKIAELKQDPEFAKNVGMILTHNGIIRGWSRGTKAEVTAVEITVDHEKIEQFRKEYEKMPGIYKIVVEPIGGLLKVGDDALFIIVAGDIRENVKECLSQILDKIKSEGLSKKEIMA; from the coding sequence ATGGACATTTCAAAAAAAATAGCTGAGTTGAAACAAGATCCTGAATTTGCAAAAAATGTCGGTATGATCTTAACTCATAACGGGATAATCCGTGGCTGGTCACGCGGTACAAAAGCCGAAGTTACAGCAGTCGAAATAACCGTGGACCATGAAAAGATCGAACAATTCCGTAAGGAATATGAAAAAATGCCCGGCATATATAAAATTGTTGTTGAACCGATAGGCGGACTCCTTAAAGTCGGAGATGACGCACTGTTCATCATTGTTGCCGGAGACATCCGTGAAAACGTTAAAGAATGCCTCTCGCAGATACTTGACAAAATTAAGTCAGAAGGACTCTCCAAAAAAGAGATCATGGCTTAA
- a CDS encoding (Fe-S)-binding protein — translation MPKQIAFAPENAFADKIASGRPFEKQIEDIETYGNHGASDILRNDVLTAHGICNPKKRAANGIIFGCYRPFTTPFLLQDYIRLLDVLGVDYTWLEKEYCCGLPLVTKNLEKGLAQGAKFIQKNRELAAQKGADKLYYCCVGCASAARQASAGSDECHGYILDLILDSIKQRQTKTVSMKLGYFEGCHTYYKAHYPDADLDWPRYRNALGELDGISLVDLSNKLCCKRSADKIIGSALEKGVQGIVCPCNGCYKALKASAQDKLDILTYPEVLLSYLG, via the coding sequence ATGCCGAAACAGATCGCCTTTGCGCCTGAGAATGCTTTTGCCGACAAAATCGCTTCTGGCAGGCCCTTCGAAAAGCAGATTGAGGATATTGAGACTTATGGCAATCATGGCGCCAGCGATATTTTGCGAAATGATGTCCTCACTGCTCATGGGATATGCAATCCTAAAAAACGTGCGGCGAATGGTATAATTTTCGGATGCTACCGTCCATTTACAACTCCGTTTCTGTTGCAGGACTACATACGACTGCTGGATGTTTTAGGCGTTGATTATACCTGGCTGGAAAAAGAGTATTGCTGCGGTCTTCCTTTAGTAACTAAGAATCTTGAAAAGGGTCTGGCACAAGGTGCCAAGTTTATTCAAAAGAACAGGGAACTGGCGGCACAAAAGGGCGCAGATAAACTGTATTACTGCTGTGTCGGGTGTGCTTCCGCAGCCAGACAAGCATCTGCCGGTTCTGACGAGTGTCATGGATATATACTGGATTTGATTCTGGATAGTATAAAGCAACGGCAGACTAAGACTGTGTCGATGAAGTTGGGATATTTTGAAGGTTGCCATACTTATTACAAGGCACATTATCCTGATGCTGATCTCGATTGGCCTAGATACCGTAATGCCCTTGGTGAGTTGGATGGTATTTCTCTTGTGGATTTGTCCAACAAGCTGTGCTGCAAACGTTCGGCTGACAAAATTATTGGTTCGGCTCTTGAAAAAGGAGTGCAGGGAATCGTTTGTCCGTGCAACGGTTGTTATAAGGCTCTCAAGGCTTCCGCACAGGATAAACTAGACATTCTGACTTATCCTGAGGTGCTTTTGTCATATCTCGGTTAA